TGGGTTTCTGTGTTGGCTTTAGTGTTGGATCAGGACTCAATGCTGGCTTTGGCAGCTCATTGCCTATGTATTTGATCATATGGTCAGGCATCTCCATGGCGATTGCGTGGTGGGTTGCATTGTAGCTCCAGTGCTCTTCTTGGGGGTTGAGGGGCGTGGTGCGGACGGCATGGCAGCTGCCGTTCTTCAAGCAGATGACCACTTCCTCTATGCTTTCGGAACGCTCTGATGGGATCTCCTCTGAGCTGTTCTCTTGCGTGTGACTGGTTGGTATAGACAGATTTCCAGCAGCAAGGCTGTTGGTCTCCTTGGAGACATTCTCAGATGATGATGACTGGTTGACTTGAAGAGCAAATATGTCCTCCCTTCTCTCAAAGCTGACCTCAGAAGAGTTCATCCGGTCACTGTTGGTGACATTCTGTAGAGGTACTATTTGAATATATGTTTCATTGAAATGTTCCCTATTTACCACTGCATCAATAGACCggttgggtgtggaggtggcctCAGGTAAATGGATGGTATttacattatttacatttacactggTCATATTTTCCAGGGAATTATTGTTATTGGTCAGATTTTTTGCCTCCATTTGTAGGTCCAATTTTTTATTGTATTCATCTGGTTGGCTGAAGTTCAACCTACTCACTCCAGTAATTGATAGGTTAGCTGCATTTTCTGATGAATTTAGCTGGCTGGTTATGTTACCTGTCAAAGCTGTGCCATTTAGGGGGGGTGGAAAGGTGTTGTTAGACATGTTGCTTACAAAAATGTCATTGTCAATTTGTTCTTCTAACTGGAGTTTTAACTCCCTAAACACAATTACATCTAGGTGTGTTTGGTTGGTTGCATTTCCTAATGGTTCTAATTGGCCAGTTTTGTTACTAATCAAATCTGTGACATTTTCATTCGCTGAATCTGGGATGGGAGACATGTTGGTAACCAACAGGTCTGTCTCACTGGAGGATTCCTCTGAAAGTTCAGTATAGGAGAAAACATCTCCCCGAGTGACTTTCTCCTGGTCCTCAAGGTCTAGAGTATCGCTCACAAATGTCTGGTTTCTCCCGGTTCTGTCCCTGTTTGAACTCATATTCTTGCCAGCCTCTGTGTCCATGTTGCCATCCTCTAGCAATGAACTTATGTTCTGCCCAGTTATGTTCCTTGTCTCAGCCGCAGAGCTGCTTAACTGATCACGACTGGTGCCCAGTGGTTCTGTTGTATTTCCCCAGAGGCTGAAATTCAGTGATTCAGTCGATATCATGTTGTTCAGTGACTCCAGTGCTGGCTCTGGAACGGTGTGGTTTTCCACCTTCTTCACGTCACCGTCGAACGTGGTGTTAAAGaatgatggaaggatggaggcaggTACACTGTTGGACAAGTTGTTTGCATTCTCAGCCTCATCTCTCTCAGGCTTATCAAGGAAAGACAGGTCCAACTGCTCCACACTCGATCCTTCTGCCTGCTTACTGAGGGATCGAATGCCCAACAAATCGGCCCACTTTTCCGTATCCTCGTCTATCTCCACATCTATTTTCTTCTGCTCCGTCACATGCttctgtttttcttcttttataGCGTCGATGTCCTCAGGCAGccacacatcaaacacaacCTTGGGCTCAGCCTCCAACTCGGCCCTATCCTCGTATTCATAGACGTAGTCATGGAAACACTCCACATCTTGGAACTTCACCCGCATTCCCTTGGTGGTCTCATGGGAGTTCAGGGAGGATATGATCCACACGCCTAGCAGGAGACACAAACAACATTAAATACACAAattgtacacattttgttttaCTTATGGAAGATATCATTAGAAGCATATTGAAGATTGGAGCCCCTCTGGATAACACTGCACTCAACTTTGCCAGGTGTTTATAATCTAAACCAGGGTTTTTTTCAGTATCCACTCATTCCTCACCGATGTTATCCATGTCCATCTTGATGGTCTCTCCAGTCATGGGGTACAGGCTGAGGAAGTCCTCTGTGCGATTGTTCAGTTCAAACACGTGACCGTAGAAGGTACTGGTCTGGATGTGGCTGTGTGCTCCAACGCTGGACACGTGCCATGTCACAATCTCTCCATTACAGAAGCCTAGCACCGGGCCGCTCTCAAACACGTACCCGTTGATGGCTGCAGGGAGGTCAAGTGTCGATTTAAGTACACGTATCATTTCCCAAATAATTGTCATAAATAAATATGATCTTTGGCACAAATTCTATTCAAAAATGTCTGGAATTGCAATCGGAGAACGATCCAGTAGTGAGCCAGAATGAGAGTTTATACTGAGTGTTGAAAGCTGAGACTCACAGTGAATAACGTTGGACTGATAGAAGTCCGGGTCGTCCTTCCTCACTTTCTTCGGGTCACAGTAAGACTGTATGTTGTCTTCCAGGTACCAGCTCCTGTTCTCATCAAATATGGCAAACATGGCATGCTGCTCCTTGTCTGCTCTCAACTGAAACACAAATCTGTATGAACTCTGTAGGTTGAAGGAATGGGCTCGTAGATGAGGAAGAGTATAACGCCGTAGCGTGTCGTTGTGTCCTACTGTCACACCTGTACGTTTTTGATGTTGAGGGACTGGCTCTTGCAGATGAGCAGGGGGCCTATGAGTCCAGAGGCGATGTCTCTGGGTGTGTCCACAGCACTGTGGTACATACGGGTCAGACATCTGGAGTCGCTGTCGAAGGGCTCGTCCTCCACGATCACCCGCCACACGTAGGTGTGCGTCTGGCCAGGCTGCACCCCGTGCGTCTGGTTACCTGGCAACGGACAGGCGTGATATTGGGTTAACTAGTTGGATTAACCCGTTTGATGAAAATAAGGacataaaacacaacaaaaaactaCACATTTGAAAGACTTCACAATTATAAATCAATGTATTTGCCCATGTCTGAAGGATCTCTATACTGTTCAGTGTTTGACGTAATATAACCTTGGAGATAAGGCATACAGTATCAAGTCTGTCTCCAAATAGCACcctgtacaagatacaatttatcaacgtgtggtctgttttctgaggagaggaagacaagtggaGGAGTGTAAAGCATACCTCCGGCCGGGTAGTTGGCCCCCTCGGCTGCCTTGTCTATGGTCAGTCCATGAGGATAGATGCTGTAGGGCTGTGAGGCCTTGTTCTTAAACACTATCTGGAGGAACATCAACAGAGGCACTTGGGATGCATGGAGAGCAAAGTTCGATATTCCTACGTCGGTacgacttgttgctcttgttggttagttgtaacggtttcaaattcttgtactcgctgtgaaatattgtactgttgattgttttttttctacagggacactcttgcactcttgtggggagtttcatgttgttcaattgtaacttgtttaactgcatgctcttatggttcttccctttggcacttatttggttttccacaatgtatgcttcatgttttggctgctcgcaatgtttggggctatctcgttgttatgatcagtgacctatgctcttttgtaaagctctctcttggaagtcgctttggataaaagcgtctgctaaatgcataaatgtaaatggtacAAAGTTCATTGTTTATTTGTCAACAAAGTCCACCTTTTAAATTTGTTTTGTATCCATTTTGAATCAGCGACAACCTTATTTCTGTGGATAGGGTAGCATGCATCCCGAAAGTATAGGGACGGCTCCGCAGTGTGAGGAGAAAGCTTTTACCTTGATGACATCTCTGATCTGTGCCCTGATGACGGGGCCGATGATGCccacctccatcttcctctgctGCTTCTCTGCCCTCTTAGTGAAAGAGTCATCCGTGTACTGAGTGTACACAGCCTTCTTATACCTCTTGCCTATACGCTGTGGGCCCTGCTTCAAGTATTTGAACTTGAAGTCCCTAGGAAGTATTTTTCAGTTATAAAAAATGACAAAAATCATATGCTCATTGACAGAAATGGTCAATGTTATTTTAATATTGGCCGCTGTATTCACCCATCCATGTAAGCAGGCATGTTTGGAGCGTAGTCCCAGACCACCTCCTCTGCGGCGATGTAGTAGGTCCactcctggctctctctcttctgctggATGGTCAGCTTGCGCTTGGGAGCATCGAAGCCCTTACAGCTCACTACATCTACAAAGCCATGCATGCcagctagagagagatagagagaaacagaaagagataaagagagaccgCCGACAGACATAGGTGATATTTTAACCAATAGGTTGAACAGCAGTTAAtacgcacatttaaaaacaaattctCACAGTGTCTCCGACATGTTTATTTGTTCTTGACCACATACCCTCCTGGTGCTTGTTGGTGTAAGATGAGAGCAGCCAGCGGCCAGGGTAAACGGCGGTCATCTGGGCACTGGTGGCAGTGCCACTGACCAGGCCCACAGACGACACTTGATGGCCGAAATGTTGCAGCATCTGCCCATTCATGTGCACCGAGAACACCTCAGGGTCTGAACTCATGCCCACCAGGTGCAGGCTGACAGAGGTGTGAGCACAAATACTTAAACCTGAGAAGGGAAAAGGTAGTGAGGCACTTAAACTTTAGATCCTGACCACCTAACAGGCTGCCTAACCAACTGAAAGCGAGACTCACCAGGGATCGCTCCCTTGCTGTAGCCGTTAATGGTGTGTTTGACAGGGTTGTCGGTAGCTTCTCCTACAGCACTATATCTGCTCAGGCTCTCATCAAATACCCCAAACATGAAGACGTACTCGTGGTGGAAGGAAGCCTGCTGCCCCGTCTCGTCAAGACTGCCTACAAGAAGACACAGCAGCGAATACAATTAGGGCCACTGGACACCTCTCTCTAcgcaatggatggatggatgtgc
The DNA window shown above is from Osmerus eperlanus chromosome 3, fOsmEpe2.1, whole genome shotgun sequence and carries:
- the f5 gene encoding coagulation factor V — its product is MKPCPWAAASCLLPVLAVFPFLSFITASQDGARIRRYYIAAVPILWDYSDGHGHGRPGPSYKKVVFREYEEGFKQAKTHPPWLGLLGPTLRGQVGETIVVTFKNMADKQFSIHPHGIAYGKQSEGAHYFDNTSQQEKDDDVVPPYSEHTYYWEVNSEVAPQEADPPCITYTYQSHFDIVKDYNAGLIGALLICKPGSLDETGQQASFHHEYVFMFGVFDESLSRYSAVGEATDNPVKHTINGYSKGAIPGLSICAHTSVSLHLVGMSSDPEVFSVHMNGQMLQHFGHQVSSVGLVSGTATSAQMTAVYPGRWLLSSYTNKHQEAGMHGFVDVVSCKGFDAPKRKLTIQQKRESQEWTYYIAAEEVVWDYAPNMPAYMDGDFKFKYLKQGPQRIGKRYKKAVYTQYTDDSFTKRAEKQQRKMEVGIIGPVIRAQIRDVIKIVFKNKASQPYSIYPHGLTIDKAAEGANYPAGGNQTHGVQPGQTHTYVWRVIVEDEPFDSDSRCLTRMYHSAVDTPRDIASGLIGPLLICKSQSLNIKNVQLRADKEQHAMFAIFDENRSWYLEDNIQSYCDPKKVRKDDPDFYQSNVIHSINGYVFESGPVLGFCNGEIVTWHVSSVGAHSHIQTSTFYGHVFELNNRTEDFLSLYPMTGETIKMDMDNIGVWIISSLNSHETTKGMRVKFQDVECFHDYVYEYEDRAELEAEPKVVFDVWLPEDIDAIKEEKQKHVTEQKKIDVEIDEDTEKWADLLGIRSLSKQAEGSSVEQLDLSFLDKPERDEAENANNLSNSVPASILPSFFNTTFDGDVKKVENHTVPEPALESLNNMISTESLNFSLWGNTTEPLGTSRDQLSSSAAETRNITGQNISSLLEDGNMDTEAGKNMSSNRDRTGRNQTFVSDTLDLEDQEKVTRGDVFSYTELSEESSSETDLLVTNMSPIPDSANENVTDLISNKTGQLEPLGNATNQTHLDVIVFRELKLQLEEQIDNDIFVSNMSNNTFPPPLNGTALTGNITSQLNSSENAANLSITGVSRLNFSQPDEYNKKLDLQMEAKNLTNNNNSLENMTSVNVNNVNTIHLPEATSTPNRSIDAVVNREHFNETYIQIVPLQNVTNSDRMNSSEVSFERREDIFALQVNQSSSSENVSKETNSLAAGNLSIPTSHTQENSSEEIPSERSESIEEVVICLKNGSCHAVRTTPLNPQEEHWSYNATHHAIAMEMPDHMIKYIGNELPKPALSPDPTLKPTQKPKIITEYRRWIPEKGHSMKTKKKKEYKAQPKENVGFSPRGVRPQAPAFSPRGSRPVTNQDDLINKAIVIGIPRPDFSDYELYLPGEHSEEQTHKSKHVDKDDYEYVDFKDPYTHTHFVKFNLDDNGKYFLKTAGEKVRTYFITAEEVEWDYAGYGQRRMEKWGNNSPYTQFTKVIFRGYLDSSFKTPDLRREMDEHLGILGPVIKAEVGETIIVFFRNLASRPYSLHPNGVTYTKQTEGLSYEDESTMYWFKEDNEVLPNSSYTYLWNVNAKAGPKAHESDCRTWAYYSGVNPERDIHSGLIGPLLVCREGTMAKRMVDMREFTLLFMTFDESQSWYYERNRERLEKTNRRALKESTFKFHAINGIIFSLKGLRMYSSQLVRWHLINMGSPRDLHSVHFHGQTFLIQHMHTYRQGVFPLLPGGFATLEMRPSKPGLWQLETEVGLYQQQGMQTLFLVLDDDCFHPLGLESRSVPDQQITASSHRGYWAPSLARLNNHGKINAWSTDKAGSWIQVDFQRSVVISQVATQGAKEMFRSQYVLNYTISYSTDRRKWTYYKGDSDHYAMMTFTGNREANEVKVNTFFPPLIGRYVRLHPLSYYNMPTLRMDFYGCQLDGCSVPLGMESKLIEDHHITASSTATSWYSGKWYPSLARLNNQGIINAWQAKYNDAGQWLQIELAQVKKITGIVTQGAKALGKEMFISSYSLEHSDDGIVWNQYTDDDEYLSKVFPGNTDNSGHVKNYIHPPIFSRFIRIKPQTWRSSITMRVELLGCDFE